A single window of Candidatus Methylacidiphilales bacterium DNA harbors:
- a CDS encoding endonuclease NucS produces the protein MATCSDTLAIIRRSRREQRIEDLLAFYPELVAPGWGRPRRQINLGHGNRIDLLFARPGRQLVVEIKRGRVDLAHCLQLERYMKKLARPSAICSGILAGRAIHADAAHWIRHKRGRVVFKQLGRDIPERVVVCCACRKAYDARFPVCPVDGEADRL, from the coding sequence ATGGCCACCTGCTCTGATACGTTGGCGATCATCCGCCGCAGTCGGCGGGAGCAGCGGATCGAGGATCTCCTGGCTTTCTACCCCGAACTGGTGGCTCCCGGCTGGGGACGGCCCCGGCGACAAATCAATCTGGGCCACGGTAATCGCATCGATCTTCTCTTTGCCCGTCCCGGCCGACAACTGGTGGTTGAGATCAAACGCGGTCGTGTGGATCTGGCCCACTGCCTGCAGTTGGAGCGCTACATGAAAAAACTGGCCAGGCCTTCGGCGATTTGCTCCGGGATTTTGGCTGGCCGTGCGATTCATGCCGACGCGGCGCACTGGATCCGGCACAAGCGCGGACGCGTGGTTTTCAAACAGCTCGGGAGGGATATTCCCGAGCGCGTTGTGGTGTGTTGCGCGTGTCGCAAGGCCTATGACGCCCGGTTCCCGGTTTGCCCGGTTGATGGCGAAGCGGATCGTTTGTAA
- a CDS encoding ParA family protein, whose product MKAYDYVFYDCPPNVYAVTKNALYAADFCVVPFVPDFLSLSGFQILAQQVEQFSDRVSGFRQGRRRSSITAIAVSHYREINAFRQGVEELRNTLAQLKAQHQVLPSCEVLEPFVRLSADVAASTGEHLPVCLHAPDSIGSADYYQLAQALEAHLEQL is encoded by the coding sequence GTGAAAGCCTACGACTACGTATTTTACGATTGCCCGCCCAACGTGTATGCCGTCACCAAAAATGCGCTCTACGCCGCCGATTTTTGCGTGGTGCCGTTCGTGCCCGATTTTCTTTCGCTTTCGGGGTTCCAAATCCTGGCGCAGCAGGTGGAGCAGTTCAGCGACAGGGTTTCGGGATTCCGGCAGGGCCGGCGGCGGTCCTCCATCACCGCAATTGCGGTCAGCCATTACCGTGAAATCAACGCTTTCCGGCAGGGCGTCGAGGAACTTCGCAACACCCTGGCCCAATTGAAGGCGCAGCATCAGGTTCTTCCGAGTTGTGAGGTTCTGGAGCCCTTTGTGCGTCTCAGCGCGGATGTCGCCGCCTCCACCGGAGAGCATCTGCCGGTCTGCCTGCACGCGCCGGACAGCATCGGCTCGGCCGATTACTATCAGCTTGCCCAAGCCCTGGAAGCCCACCTGGAGCAATTATGA
- a CDS encoding ParA family protein, giving the protein MAVKSIAFINFKGGVGKTALTVNLAACLSYYFQKRVLVADLDPQCNASFWLMNPQDWKSHVAGGRNSTYQIFDDQIVGKHQFDFDSAVVRGVPRKEFPLIANLDLLPASVELLTIEDKIYQNRYARFLNTCTGPSRNL; this is encoded by the coding sequence ATGGCCGTTAAATCCATAGCCTTTATCAACTTCAAAGGCGGCGTCGGCAAAACGGCCCTGACCGTGAATCTGGCCGCCTGCCTGTCGTATTACTTCCAAAAGCGGGTGCTGGTGGCCGACTTGGATCCCCAGTGCAACGCCAGCTTCTGGCTCATGAACCCGCAGGATTGGAAAAGCCACGTCGCCGGCGGGCGCAATTCCACATACCAGATTTTCGACGACCAAATCGTCGGCAAACACCAGTTCGATTTTGATTCCGCAGTGGTGCGCGGGGTCCCGCGCAAGGAGTTTCCATTGATCGCCAATCTGGATCTTCTGCCGGCCTCGGTTGAGTTGCTGACGATTGAGGACAAAATTTATCAAAACCGCTACGCCCGATTTTTGAATACCTGCACAGGGCCGTCAAGGAATCTGTGA
- a CDS encoding alpha-2-macroglobulin, which produces MKHFLTHLVEKTTSFLTKIPSALRSFFGSVTWQPPDWVQTARTRVTAEPKKTALITGAIVLGVALLIVGIKLLTPKPDENAIVAAAAIPDLAQVTDDALIPQPLYVEFSNSVAKLDQIGKSVTQGVRLEPETAGDWSWASDRRLMFTPKADWPARTRYHISLARSLFAPHVHLRNYSTNFTTRPFTASIDDLQFYINPKEPAMRQVTATLNFSHAVSAERLQKALELSGPNLDGLLIRKNNEPDFAVTLADHGRKAWFRSLPVRLPEKPCTFYLEIAKGLKPLAGAGLGEPLKKDIRIPDLYSFLNVDFSNFQIVRNRDGDPQQTLVLRTSVGVKPEQLLQHLSLYMLPKDKPARLNEKIVENYKWQSPAEIDESILGLSEKIPLKLNPSDQDYPNLHSITLDLPPGRFACLKLSKELEGLGGFVMKDPYSNVLEIPDYPREIRIMHDGSILAQSGECKLSVLTRGVKQVEYRLGKISPSEINHLVSQSEGNFQNPFFRNYSFGEDNISRAFYKTVSIGNSDSSKPNYLALDFRKLLAEHNVEAGGLFFLEVTEQPDDESTPQKLSKPEPDQMPDQSRWPDQSSGKSGDRRLILITNLGIIVKDNADGTHDLFVQSIQTGKPVAGASVQILGKNGEPVAEATTNAEGRASLARVSDLKREKQPVAFVVKKGADVSFLPFNRADRRLNFSRYETGGLELDDAKKLTAFLFTERGLYRPGDEVHIGLIAKQYDWAGDLNGLPLKLVITDPRDMAVHSESVRLTKDGFLALSYTPRESSPTGTYWASVYITHDKEEDELLGDTSFRVEEFLPDRLKIESNLSPTPAGGWIAPDDLKIQVHLRNLYGTAAVANRIQGEMTLSPAAYAFRSYPNHVFYDPDLDPKKPLHTLQEQLTETQTDDKGEAHLDLNLRRFEQGVYRLSYLVRGFEPEGGRNVATSGGVLVSAREFLIGCKSDGDFSYLRVGSKHKAEFLAIQRNLEPRAVDNLRLQLMEQHYISVLTQNPNGNYAYQSVLKEKEVANNPIALAKDGFQYDIPTAEPGDYVARIFNSDNTCLSVLRFSVVGNANLSRSLEKNAELKAKLSKNEYKAGENISVSITAPYTGAGLITIEREKVYASKWFQADTTGSTQSIALPPGLEGNAYVNITFVRSLDSKEIFVSPLSTAVLPFRINRDPHTVHITLDTPEKARPGKPFPIKFKTDRPGKIVVYAVDEGILQVAHYGLPDPLEHFMEKRALQVSTSQILDLILPEYSIVKALAAAGGDGGDDQLASNLNPFKRKSEKPVVFWSGVIDATGKEQQLTYDVPDYFNGTLRVMAVAAGTETAGAAEKTSTIQGPFVIQPNVPTFAAPGDEFEVTVPVANNVEQSGPDAHVTLSLATSENLELIEKPESNLPIAEGRDAVFHCKVKAREILGNADLVFTASLNGESAQRSSHLSVRPSSPFLTRIHSGYFEKSSMEIPKERDLYPQFRKQQAGISLLPLGFAWGLKTYLDDYPHLCSEQLTSRAFAIILVDAETGETLAASEREKNIAQIINILRTRQNDKGAVALWKPEQNLRFDFPSLYVMHFLTEAKEAGYEVPDDFFERGMSHLEEIAADKPSNLYEARQQAYAIYLITRNQKVATNDLDRLHTWLEEEHKTEWHDDLTALYCAASYAMLHNAKDADKIMSGFHVGHHPKLEWEDFYSDLGRDSQYLYILARHFPEKLSAVSVDDLMRIVDPIAQGAYNTHSAAYAIMGLKAYSQAAGKDKNVKLAIEEKLKDGRVSPMELSGTLCPHGEISPEAQSLLFKSGGAPRAFYQVTESGFDRNPSATPLSQGLEVQREYRNRKNEVVTGAALGEELTVHIKIRSLDQDYADNVAVVDLLPGGFEVEADSIRNATCEYADIREDRIVLYTNTQREVSEFVYKIRAVNHGQYQAPPVQAEAMYRPSLQARGTTGTLKVEN; this is translated from the coding sequence ATGAAACATTTTCTTACCCACCTCGTTGAAAAGACAACCTCCTTCCTCACCAAGATCCCGTCCGCCCTCCGAAGCTTCTTCGGCAGCGTCACCTGGCAGCCCCCGGACTGGGTGCAGACCGCCCGGACCCGAGTCACCGCCGAGCCAAAAAAAACCGCCCTTATAACAGGCGCCATCGTCCTCGGTGTTGCGCTCCTCATAGTCGGAATTAAACTCCTCACCCCGAAACCGGACGAAAACGCCATCGTCGCCGCAGCGGCCATACCTGATCTGGCCCAGGTCACGGACGATGCGCTCATTCCCCAACCGCTCTACGTCGAATTCAGCAACTCGGTCGCCAAGCTCGATCAGATCGGAAAATCCGTCACCCAGGGCGTCCGGCTCGAACCCGAAACGGCGGGCGACTGGAGCTGGGCCAGCGACCGCCGCCTGATGTTCACTCCCAAGGCTGATTGGCCTGCCCGCACCCGTTATCACATCAGCCTGGCCCGCTCGCTATTCGCCCCCCATGTGCATCTGCGCAATTACAGTACCAATTTCACCACGCGGCCCTTCACAGCCTCCATTGATGACCTCCAGTTTTATATCAATCCGAAGGAACCTGCGATGCGCCAGGTCACGGCCACGTTGAATTTCAGCCATGCGGTTTCAGCCGAGCGCCTGCAAAAGGCCCTCGAACTTTCCGGTCCCAACCTGGACGGCCTCCTGATCCGCAAAAACAACGAACCCGATTTCGCCGTAACGCTCGCCGATCACGGACGCAAGGCCTGGTTCCGTTCCCTGCCTGTGCGCCTGCCTGAAAAGCCCTGCACATTCTACCTCGAAATCGCCAAGGGCCTGAAACCCCTGGCAGGCGCGGGGCTGGGCGAACCTCTCAAAAAGGACATCCGGATTCCCGATCTCTACAGCTTCTTGAATGTGGATTTTTCCAACTTCCAGATTGTCCGCAACCGCGACGGCGACCCCCAACAAACGCTTGTGCTGCGCACATCGGTCGGCGTCAAGCCGGAGCAACTCTTGCAACACCTCTCGCTTTACATGTTGCCCAAGGACAAACCGGCGCGCCTGAACGAAAAAATTGTTGAAAATTACAAATGGCAGAGCCCGGCGGAAATCGACGAATCGATCCTGGGCCTTTCCGAAAAGATTCCGCTCAAGCTGAATCCTTCCGATCAGGATTATCCGAACCTTCACTCGATCACGCTGGACCTGCCGCCGGGACGTTTCGCCTGCCTGAAGCTGAGCAAAGAACTGGAAGGCCTGGGCGGCTTTGTCATGAAAGATCCGTATAGCAATGTGCTGGAGATTCCTGATTACCCCAGGGAAATCCGGATCATGCACGACGGGTCCATCCTGGCCCAAAGCGGAGAATGCAAGTTGTCGGTTCTCACCCGCGGCGTGAAACAGGTCGAATACCGCCTGGGCAAAATCTCACCCTCCGAAATCAACCACCTCGTCAGCCAGTCCGAGGGAAATTTCCAGAATCCGTTCTTCCGCAATTACAGTTTCGGGGAAGACAACATCAGCCGGGCTTTTTATAAAACCGTAAGCATCGGCAATTCCGACTCATCCAAACCCAACTACCTGGCATTGGATTTCCGGAAGTTGCTTGCGGAACACAACGTTGAAGCCGGCGGCCTCTTCTTCCTCGAAGTCACGGAACAACCCGACGACGAAAGCACGCCTCAAAAACTTTCCAAGCCTGAGCCTGATCAAATGCCGGACCAAAGCCGCTGGCCCGACCAGAGTAGCGGCAAGAGTGGCGACCGCCGTCTCATTCTGATCACCAACCTCGGTATCATCGTCAAAGACAATGCCGACGGCACGCACGACCTCTTTGTGCAATCGATCCAGACCGGAAAACCCGTGGCCGGGGCCTCAGTGCAAATCCTCGGCAAAAACGGCGAACCGGTTGCCGAAGCCACGACTAATGCGGAAGGCCGCGCGAGCCTGGCGCGTGTCAGCGATCTGAAACGCGAAAAACAGCCGGTCGCATTCGTTGTCAAAAAAGGCGCGGACGTTTCCTTCCTGCCCTTCAACCGGGCGGACCGACGCCTGAATTTTTCCCGCTACGAAACCGGCGGGTTGGAACTGGATGACGCGAAAAAATTGACCGCCTTCCTGTTCACCGAACGGGGTCTGTATCGTCCAGGCGATGAAGTCCACATCGGCCTCATCGCGAAGCAATACGATTGGGCAGGCGACTTGAACGGCCTGCCGCTGAAACTGGTCATCACAGACCCGCGCGACATGGCCGTGCACAGCGAGTCCGTGCGCCTGACAAAGGATGGCTTTCTCGCGTTGTCCTACACGCCGCGCGAATCGTCGCCCACGGGTACGTATTGGGCCTCGGTCTATATCACCCATGACAAGGAGGAAGACGAATTGCTCGGCGACACATCATTCCGGGTCGAGGAATTTTTACCAGACCGTTTGAAGATCGAGTCCAACCTCAGCCCAACCCCGGCGGGAGGCTGGATCGCGCCGGACGACCTGAAAATCCAGGTGCATCTGCGCAATTTGTACGGCACCGCGGCCGTGGCAAACCGCATCCAGGGGGAAATGACACTCTCGCCCGCTGCTTATGCGTTCCGCAGCTATCCGAATCATGTGTTTTACGATCCGGATCTCGACCCCAAGAAACCGCTGCACACCTTGCAGGAACAACTCACCGAAACCCAGACTGACGACAAGGGCGAAGCTCACCTCGACCTCAATTTGCGGCGCTTCGAGCAGGGGGTCTATCGACTGAGTTATCTCGTGCGCGGATTTGAACCCGAGGGCGGCCGCAATGTGGCCACATCCGGCGGCGTCCTGGTCTCCGCCCGGGAATTCCTGATCGGCTGCAAATCCGACGGTGATTTTTCCTATCTCCGCGTTGGCAGTAAACACAAGGCCGAATTCCTTGCCATCCAGCGCAACCTGGAGCCGCGCGCGGTGGACAACCTGCGCCTGCAGCTCATGGAGCAGCATTACATTTCTGTTCTCACGCAGAACCCGAACGGCAACTATGCCTATCAATCCGTTCTGAAAGAAAAAGAAGTCGCCAACAACCCGATCGCACTCGCCAAAGACGGATTCCAATACGACATTCCCACCGCGGAGCCGGGCGATTACGTGGCCCGCATCTTCAACAGCGACAACACCTGCCTGAGCGTCCTGCGCTTCAGCGTTGTGGGTAATGCGAATCTTTCCCGGTCGTTGGAGAAAAACGCGGAGCTCAAGGCGAAGCTTTCGAAAAACGAATACAAGGCGGGTGAAAACATTTCCGTCTCCATCACCGCCCCCTACACAGGCGCGGGACTGATCACCATTGAGCGCGAAAAAGTGTATGCCTCCAAATGGTTCCAGGCCGACACCACCGGCAGCACGCAGAGCATCGCACTGCCGCCGGGACTGGAAGGCAACGCCTACGTCAACATCACGTTTGTGCGTTCGCTCGATTCGAAGGAAATTTTCGTCAGCCCGCTCAGCACCGCTGTGCTGCCGTTCCGCATCAACCGCGATCCGCATACGGTGCATATCACCCTCGACACGCCTGAAAAAGCCCGGCCCGGCAAGCCTTTCCCGATCAAATTCAAAACCGACCGGCCCGGCAAGATCGTTGTGTATGCCGTCGATGAAGGCATCCTGCAGGTGGCGCATTACGGATTGCCGGACCCGCTCGAGCATTTCATGGAAAAACGCGCCCTGCAGGTTTCCACCAGCCAGATCCTGGACCTGATCCTGCCCGAGTATTCCATAGTCAAAGCGTTGGCTGCGGCGGGCGGCGACGGCGGCGACGATCAACTGGCCTCCAACCTGAACCCCTTCAAACGCAAATCGGAAAAGCCAGTCGTGTTTTGGTCGGGCGTCATCGATGCCACCGGGAAGGAACAGCAATTGACCTACGATGTCCCGGATTATTTTAATGGCACACTGCGCGTCATGGCGGTTGCTGCCGGAACTGAAACCGCGGGTGCTGCGGAAAAAACATCCACGATCCAGGGGCCGTTCGTCATCCAGCCCAACGTGCCCACGTTCGCCGCGCCGGGCGACGAATTCGAAGTCACCGTTCCCGTGGCCAACAATGTGGAGCAATCCGGCCCCGATGCGCATGTGACCCTCAGCCTGGCCACGAGCGAAAATCTTGAGCTGATTGAAAAGCCCGAAAGCAACCTGCCGATTGCCGAGGGCCGCGATGCGGTTTTCCATTGCAAAGTCAAAGCCCGTGAAATCCTCGGCAATGCCGATCTCGTTTTCACCGCATCGCTCAACGGCGAGTCCGCGCAAAGGTCTTCACATCTCAGTGTGCGTCCCTCCTCGCCGTTCCTGACGCGCATCCACAGCGGTTACTTTGAGAAGAGCAGTATGGAAATTCCGAAGGAACGGGATCTGTACCCGCAGTTCCGTAAACAGCAGGCCGGCATTTCCCTGCTGCCACTGGGATTTGCCTGGGGTCTCAAGACTTATCTGGACGACTATCCCCATCTGTGCTCGGAGCAGCTCACGAGCCGCGCCTTTGCCATCATACTGGTGGATGCCGAAACGGGAGAGACGCTGGCCGCGTCCGAGCGGGAAAAGAACATCGCCCAAATCATCAACATTCTGCGCACGCGCCAGAATGACAAGGGCGCCGTTGCACTTTGGAAACCCGAACAGAATCTGCGTTTTGACTTTCCCTCGCTCTATGTGATGCATTTCCTGACCGAAGCGAAGGAAGCCGGCTACGAAGTGCCCGATGACTTCTTCGAGCGCGGCATGAGTCATTTGGAAGAAATCGCAGCCGACAAACCTTCGAACCTCTACGAGGCGCGCCAACAGGCCTATGCGATTTATCTGATCACGCGCAACCAAAAGGTGGCCACGAACGACCTCGACCGCCTGCACACCTGGCTGGAGGAAGAACACAAAACGGAGTGGCACGACGACCTGACGGCTCTCTATTGCGCCGCTTCCTATGCCATGTTGCATAACGCCAAGGACGCAGATAAAATTATGTCAGGCTTCCACGTTGGCCATCATCCGAAACTGGAGTGGGAGGATTTCTACAGCGATCTGGGCCGCGACTCGCAATACTTGTACATCCTGGCCCGGCATTTCCCTGAAAAGCTGAGTGCGGTTTCCGTCGATGACCTGATGCGGATCGTCGATCCCATCGCGCAAGGCGCTTACAACACCCACTCCGCCGCCTACGCCATCATGGGCCTCAAAGCCTATTCACAGGCCGCCGGGAAAGATAAAAATGTGAAGCTCGCCATCGAGGAGAAACTCAAGGATGGCCGCGTGAGCCCCATGGAACTCAGCGGCACCCTCTGCCCGCACGGCGAGATCAGTCCGGAAGCCCAGTCGCTGCTCTTCAAGTCCGGCGGTGCGCCCCGCGCGTTCTATCAAGTCACCGAATCCGGCTTTGACCGCAACCCGTCTGCGACTCCCCTCTCGCAAGGCCTCGAAGTGCAGCGCGAATACCGGAATCGCAAGAACGAGGTTGTGACCGGCGCGGCCCTCGGCGAGGAACTGACGGTGCACATCAAAATCCGCAGCCTCGACCAGGACTATGCCGACAACGTGGCTGTTGTGGATCTGTTGCCGGGCGGATTTGAAGTGGAGGCCGACTCCATCCGCAATGCAACCTGCGAATATGCCGACATCCGCGAAGACCGGATTGTGCTTTACACAAATACGCAGCGCGAAGTGTCGGAATTTGTTTACAAAATCCGGGCCGTGAACCACGGCCAATACCAGGCGCCGCCCGTTCAGGCCGAGGCCATGTATCGCCCCAGCCTGCAGGCCCGTGGCACAACCGGAACCCTGAAAGTCGAAAATTGA
- a CDS encoding transglycosylase domain-containing protein, which translates to MKRLLRSLLLGLGLLIMAGLALRFCLPAPDLWESVKFSRCYYDREGNLLRATLADDQTYRIRTPLKEISPLLVQATLLHEDRYFGFHPGFNPVALGKSALNEMTGLHRRFGASTIPMQLARIRFHLNTRTWPGKFIQVLRAVQIEYTYSKNEILEAYLNQASYGRNIEGIGAASIIYYGKTPDKLSLAEAVTLSVIPQSPARRAPRFPGETARGNDALLKARAALFAQWVEEHPQDAGLRPTLDMALQVKTPRNLPFLAPHFVDSLACMSQSSREIHQLSLFPINKTTGAGNMQAINPDAGLSAFCSTFWQNILCEFSKEDESSGLDSRAAQYRVHSTLELSLQHTLEREVSQFVEKRRSGGVNNAAALLIDSRNMEVLAAVGSADYFSKDIDGQVNGTTMRRSPGSTLKPLLYALAMDEGLIQPHSLLKDAPSGFAGYNPENYDREFAGPIQACTALQQSRNVPAVWLSSRLKKHTLYQLLSQTGVKNLQEETHYGLTLALGSSEVSMEELARLYAMLANRGAYRPLRTSLDEVSAEKQQLLSPEACFMVLDILKQTGRPDSLRSEGLRNNGGAVAWKTGTSWSLRDAWSVGVFDHYILVVWVGNFSGEGNEAFVGRRTAAPLLFGMIDAIRARISEAAGLADWEKSDGLNLERVDLCALSGEPAGAHCPRTIKDWFIPGVSPIQTCTVHQEIYVDTRTGRRVRKPTDAREVHTEVYEVWTSDLLELFRKAGLPRRTPPTYAGVQTQTLPANSDNASEPVITSPQQGVTYALRTAAAGEENKQTLLLQASAAPGADSLYWFADSTYLGKTRPEETLAWKPLPGAHHISVTDAQGRSASRQVTVEAAQ; encoded by the coding sequence ATGAAGCGGCTCCTGCGCAGCTTATTGTTAGGGCTGGGCCTGCTGATAATGGCAGGCCTGGCGCTGCGTTTCTGCCTGCCCGCTCCCGATCTGTGGGAAAGCGTGAAGTTTTCCCGTTGCTATTATGACCGCGAGGGCAACCTGCTCCGCGCCACGCTGGCCGACGACCAGACCTACCGGATTCGTACGCCGCTGAAGGAAATCTCGCCCCTGCTGGTCCAGGCCACGCTGCTGCATGAAGACCGTTACTTCGGTTTTCATCCGGGATTCAATCCGGTCGCGCTCGGGAAATCAGCTCTGAACGAAATGACAGGCCTGCATCGCCGCTTCGGCGCCTCCACCATCCCAATGCAACTCGCGCGCATCCGCTTCCATCTCAACACCCGCACCTGGCCCGGCAAGTTCATCCAGGTCCTGCGCGCCGTACAGATCGAGTACACCTATTCCAAAAACGAAATCCTGGAAGCCTATCTCAACCAGGCTTCCTACGGGCGCAACATCGAGGGCATCGGCGCGGCCAGCATCATTTATTATGGGAAAACCCCCGACAAACTGTCCCTGGCCGAAGCCGTCACACTGAGCGTCATTCCCCAGAGTCCCGCCCGCCGCGCGCCGCGTTTTCCGGGGGAAACCGCACGCGGCAATGATGCGCTGCTCAAGGCTCGCGCCGCGCTTTTCGCCCAATGGGTTGAGGAACATCCGCAGGACGCCGGACTGCGGCCCACGCTCGACATGGCGTTGCAGGTGAAAACCCCGCGCAATCTTCCATTCCTGGCGCCGCACTTTGTCGATTCACTAGCCTGCATGTCTCAGTCCTCTCGGGAAATCCACCAGTTGTCTTTGTTCCCAATCAATAAAACGACAGGTGCCGGGAACATGCAGGCTATTAACCCGGATGCCGGATTGTCTGCTTTCTGTTCAACCTTTTGGCAAAATATTTTGTGCGAGTTTTCAAAAGAAGATGAATCATCCGGGTTGGATTCTCGTGCGGCGCAATATCGCGTTCACTCCACGCTCGAACTTTCCCTGCAACACACATTGGAGCGCGAGGTGTCGCAGTTTGTTGAAAAGCGCAGGTCTGGAGGCGTGAATAATGCGGCCGCGTTGCTGATCGATTCGCGGAACATGGAAGTATTGGCTGCGGTCGGCTCTGCGGATTATTTTTCCAAGGACATCGACGGCCAGGTCAACGGCACCACGATGCGGCGCTCACCCGGTTCCACGCTCAAGCCACTGCTCTATGCGCTTGCAATGGACGAGGGCCTGATCCAGCCGCATTCATTGTTGAAGGACGCGCCCTCCGGTTTTGCGGGATACAACCCGGAAAATTACGACCGCGAATTCGCCGGCCCGATCCAGGCCTGCACTGCCTTGCAGCAAAGCCGCAATGTGCCGGCGGTTTGGCTGTCCTCCCGCTTGAAGAAGCACACGCTCTATCAACTTTTATCGCAGACCGGGGTTAAAAATTTACAGGAAGAAACGCACTACGGCCTGACCCTGGCTCTCGGCAGCTCCGAAGTGAGCATGGAAGAACTGGCCCGGCTCTACGCCATGCTCGCCAATCGCGGCGCCTACCGTCCGTTGCGCACATCGCTGGATGAAGTTTCCGCGGAAAAGCAACAGCTCCTGAGCCCCGAAGCTTGTTTTATGGTATTGGATATTTTGAAACAAACAGGCCGGCCTGACAGCCTGCGCAGCGAGGGACTCCGCAACAACGGTGGCGCCGTGGCCTGGAAAACCGGCACCTCCTGGTCCTTGCGCGACGCGTGGTCGGTTGGGGTTTTCGACCACTACATACTTGTCGTCTGGGTCGGGAATTTTTCCGGCGAAGGCAACGAAGCGTTTGTCGGTCGCCGCACCGCGGCGCCGTTGCTCTTCGGAATGATCGATGCCATCCGCGCGCGCATAAGTGAAGCCGCAGGTCTTGCCGACTGGGAAAAGTCAGACGGCCTGAATCTCGAACGCGTGGATCTTTGCGCACTGTCGGGCGAGCCTGCGGGCGCGCATTGCCCGAGGACGATCAAAGACTGGTTCATTCCCGGGGTTTCGCCGATCCAGACCTGCACGGTTCACCAGGAAATCTATGTCGATACCCGGACCGGTAGGCGCGTGAGAAAACCAACAGATGCACGTGAAGTACACACGGAGGTCTATGAAGTTTGGACAAGCGATTTGTTGGAGCTGTTCCGCAAGGCGGGCTTGCCCCGTCGCACGCCGCCGACGTATGCGGGCGTCCAGACGCAGACATTGCCCGCCAACTCGGATAATGCTTCAGAGCCGGTCATCACCTCGCCGCAACAGGGTGTTACCTATGCCTTGCGGACGGCGGCTGCGGGGGAAGAGAACAAGCAAACGTTGCTGTTACAGGCCTCTGCGGCGCCGGGTGCCGACAGCCTGTATTGGTTTGCCGACTCCACCTATCTCGGAAAAACCCGGCCGGAAGAAACGCTTGCGTGGAAGCCCTTGCCCGGCGCACATCACATCAGCGTCACCGATGCACAGGGCCGCAGCGCCTCGCGCCAAGTCACCGTCGAAGCCGCGCAGTAA
- a CDS encoding twin-arginine translocase TatA/TatE family subunit, producing the protein MDWGIILIIVILLFGPKKLPELARGLGRSFGEFRKAKDEIEKEFTKAIHQEEDKTIQKPVGTIAATPAPIPAAVPAPRPAARKSRKTAKKA; encoded by the coding sequence ATGGATTGGGGCATTATCCTGATTATTGTCATTTTGCTTTTCGGACCCAAAAAACTCCCCGAATTGGCCCGCGGCCTGGGCCGCAGCTTTGGCGAATTCCGCAAGGCCAAAGACGAAATCGAAAAGGAGTTTACGAAAGCCATCCACCAGGAAGAGGACAAAACAATCCAAAAGCCCGTCGGCACAATAGCGGCCACTCCGGCTCCCATCCCGGCCGCAGTGCCTGCGCCACGTCCCGCAGCGCGCAAATCCCGGAAGACGGCCAAAAAAGCCTGA